One window from the genome of Eucalyptus grandis isolate ANBG69807.140 chromosome 7, ASM1654582v1, whole genome shotgun sequence encodes:
- the LOC120295385 gene encoding mediator of RNA polymerase II transcription subunit 21-like, with product MDVISQLQEQVNTVASVAFNTFGSLQRDAPSVRLSASYPEPPPTAAEDASSFAEQPKLMSAALVKAAKQVLLSELFFFFDALVAGLPLPEGGEGAQLKRIADLQAENDAVGQELQKQLEAVEKELKLVQELFSQATDNCFNLKKPE from the exons CAACACGGTCGCGTCGGTCGCCTTCAACACCTTCGGCTCGCTGCAGAGGGACGCGCCCTCCGTGCGGCTCTCCGCGAGTTACCCCGAACCGCCCCCGACCGCCGCGGAGGACGCGTCCAGCTTCGCCGAGCAGCCCAAGCTGATGAGTGCTGCTCTTGTCAAAGCCGCCAAGCAGGTTC TTCTATcggaactttttttcttctttgatgcCTTAGTAGCGGGACTTCCACTGCCAGAGGGAGGTGAAGGAGCTCAACTCAAAAGGATTGCAGACCTCCAG GCTGAGAATGATGCTGTAGGACAAGAGCTTCAGAAGCAACTTGAAGCTGTCG AGAAGGAATTGAAGCTGGTCCAGGAGCTATTCAGCCAGGCAACAGATAACTGCTTCAATTTGAAGAAACcagaataa